A genomic segment from Dendropsophus ebraccatus isolate aDenEbr1 chromosome 7, aDenEbr1.pat, whole genome shotgun sequence encodes:
- the LOC138796599 gene encoding general transcription factor II-I repeat domain-containing protein 2A-like, producing the protein MATSKKRKVDAECRAFQEKWTHDYFFLEVKGKPVCLVCGEALAVMKKANLERHYSSRHAKLSDLKGQMRLDKISALQRTLESQQAAFTRPRCDRDNVIHTSYVVSELIAKRLRPHIEGEFVKECMVAAAELLAPDKLKLFKSVSLSRRTVSDRITDLAQDIEKTLKDSAGDFQFFSLALDETTDLTNTAQLSIFVRGITAEFETREELLSLEAMHGTTRGEDLFERLVSALKKFDLSFEKLSGLTTDGAPSMIGSQKGLTAFVKKEMNRLSLDPSGLVICHCIIHQESLCAKSLRLNSVMSIVVSCINFVKSKGLNSRQFKELLNDLDSEYGDLVYYCEVRWLSRGNMLIRFYELRDEVKQFMEMKGKPVRELSDSKWLCDLAFMVDITKYLSELNVKLQGPNQFLSSLLSHVKSFEAKLKLWKVQLERSNTVHFPTLEGQKPSTTLEYAGECAQLIEAFSERFQDVKSKQMELNIFSTPFNVEPADVPDNLQHEIIQLQSNDELKARYNNVPLLEFYKRYLSNDEFPTLRKHALKYASVFGTTYCCEQFFSKLTIAKCQLRTRLTDTNLENQLRVATSSVPAHVKRIVKEKHFQPSH; encoded by the coding sequence ATGGCGACTTCCAAAAAAAGGAAAGTTGATGCAGAATGTCGAGCTTTCCAAGAGAAATGGACACATGATTATTTTTTTCTTGAAGTCAAAGGCAAGCCTGTGTGTCTGGTTTGTGGTGAGGCATTGGCAGTAATGAAAAAAGCCAATCTGGAACGTCATTACAGCTCCAGACATGCTAAACTTAGTGACTTGAAAGGTCAGATGCGTCTGGATAAAATCAGTGCTCTTCAGCGCACTCTGGAATCCCAACAAGCTGCTTTTACTAGGCCTAGGTGTGACAGAGACAATGTAATTCATACCAGTTATGTTGTTAGTGAGCTAATTGCAAAGAGGCTGAGGCCTCATATAGAAGGAGAGTTTGTAAAGGAGTGTATGGTGGCTGCTGCAGAGCTCTTAGCACCAGACAAACTAAAATTATTTAAGAGTGTTAGTTTGTCTCGAAGAACAGTGTCTGATCGGATCACAGACCTAGCCCAAGATATTGAAAAAACCCTTAAAGATTCTGCAGGAGATTTTCAATTCTTCTCTTTGGCTCTTGATGAAACAACGGACTTAACAAATACAGCCCAATTGTCTATTTTTGTTCGTGGCATAACAGCAGAATTTGAAACTAGAGAGgagctgctgtctctggaagccaTGCATGGCACTACAAGAGGTGAAGACTTGTTTGAGAGACTTGTTTCAGCATTGAAAAAATTTGATCTATCATTTGAGAAATTAAGTGGCCTTACCACAGATGGAGCGCCTTCCATGATTGGCTCACAGAAAGGGCTAACAGCCTTTGTGAAGAAAGAGATGAATCGTCTCAGTCTTGATCCAAGTGGTTTAGTTATATGCCACTGCATCATACACCAAGAAAGTCTCTGTGCCAAGTCTTTGCGGTTAAACAGTGTGATGTCAATAGTTGTGTCATGCATAAATTTTGTCAAAAGCAAAGGGTTGAATAGTCGCCAGTTTAAAGAGCTACTGAATGATCTGGACTCTGAATATGGTGATCTTGTATATTACTGTGAAGTACGGTGGCTGAGTCGTGGGAACATGCTCATCAGGTTTTATGAACTGCGGGATGAAGTCAAGCAATTTATGGAGATGAAGGGAAAACCTGTCAGAGAACTCAGTGATAGCAAGTGGCTGTGTGATCTAGCGTTTATGGTGGACATTACTAAGTACCTGTCAGAGCTGAATGTCAAGCTTCAGGGCCCCAACCAGTTTCTTAGCTCCTTGCTGTCGCATGTTAAGTCATTTGAAGCTAAGTTAAAGCTGTGGAAAGTGCAACTTGAAAGGAGTAACACTGTGCATTTCCCTACTCTGGAAGGACAAAAGCCTTCTACAACACTTGAATATGCTGGTGAATGTGCACAACTTATTGAGGCATTTAGCGAGAGATTCCAGGACGTGAAAAGTAAACAAATGGAATTAAACATTTTTTCTACGCCATTTAATGTGGAACCAGCTGATGTGCCTGATAACCTACAACACGAAATTATTCAGTTACAAAGTAATGATGAGCTGAAAGCAAGGTACAACAATGTCCCACTGCTTGAGTTCTATAAACGTTACCTGAGCAACGATGAATTTCCCACTTTACGAAAACATGCATTGAAATATGCATCTGTGTTCGGAACAACTTACTGTTGTGAGCAGTTCTTTTCAAAACTAACAATAGCAAAATGTCAACTGCGTACCAGGCTGACTGACACAAACTTAGAAAATCAGTTGCGAGTAGCAACATCATCAGTACCAGCCCACGTAAAACGCATCGTCAAGGAAAAGCATTTCCAGCCATCACATTAA